One window of the Bubalus bubalis isolate 160015118507 breed Murrah chromosome 8, NDDB_SH_1, whole genome shotgun sequence genome contains the following:
- the PRPS1L1 gene encoding ribose-phosphate pyrophosphokinase 3, giving the protein MDAKSLLQLTKKPNIKIFSGSSHQDLSQKIADRLGLELGKVVTKKLSNQETCVEIGQSVQGEDVYIVQSGCGEINDNLMELLIMINACKIASAGQVTAVIPSFPYARQDTRGESGAPISAKLVADMLSTAGADHIITMDLHASQIQGFFDIPVDNLCAEPAVLKWIKEHISDWRSCTIVSPDAGGVKRATSIADRLNVDFALIHKVRKKASEVDGMVLVGDVKYRVAILVDDTADTCGTICQAADKLLSAGATRVYAILTHGIFSGPAVTRMNSAGFEAVVVTNTVPQEEKMKHCSKIQVIDISMILAEAIRRIHSGKSVSYLFSHVPL; this is encoded by the coding sequence ATGGACGCAAAGAGCCTACTGCAGTTGACCAAAAAGCCAAATATCAAAATCTTCAGCGGCAGCTCCCACCAGGACTTATCCCAGAAAATCGCTGACCGATTGGGCCTGGAGCTGGGCAAGGTGGTGACCAAGAAATTAAGCAACCAGGAGACCTGTGTGGAAATTGGCCAGAGTGTGCAAGGAGAGGATGTCTACATAGTGCAGAGTGGCTGTGGCGAAATCAACGACAATTTGATGGAGCTTTTGATCATGATTAATGCCTGCAAGATTGCTTCAGCAGGCCAGGTTACCGCAGTTATCCCGTCCTTCCCATATGCCCGGCAGGATACGAGAGGTGAGAGCGGAGCCCCGATCTCCGCCAAACTTGTTGCAGATATGCTGTCAACGGCAGGCGCAGATCATATCATCACGATGGACCTACATGCTTCTCAAATTCAGGGCTTTTTTGATATCCCAGTAGACAATTTGTGTGCAGAACCCGCTGTCCTGAAGTGGATAAAGGAGCATATCTCTGACTGGAGGAGCTGCACGATAGTCTCCCCAGATGCTGGTGGAGTTAAGAGAGCGACctccattgcagacagattgAATGTGGACTTTGCCTTGATTCACAAAGTACGGAAGAAAGCCAGTGAAGTGGACGGAATGGTACTAGTGGGAGACGTGAAGTATCGTGTGGCTATCCTTGTGGATGACACGGCTGACACTTGTGGTACAATCTGCCAGGCGGCCGACAAACTGCTCTCAGCTGGAGCCACCAGAGTTTATGCGATCTTGACCCATGGAATCTTTTCTGGCCCAGCCGTTACTCGCATGAACAGTGCAGGCTTTGAAGCAGTCGTAGTCACCAATACCGTACCTCAGGAGGAAAAGATGAAGCACTGCTCCAAAATACAGGTGATCGACATCTCCATGATTCTTGCAGAAGCCATCAGAAGAATTCACAGTGGGAAATCTGTCTCCTACCTGTTCAGCCATGTCCCATTATAA